ATCGAAGATGCACGCTTGCTCTACAACATCGCCGATACCTACGTAAAAAGAACCGGTGCCACCGAGCTGACTGGCGGTGTGGGTCTGTACGATAAAAATGCCTTTCACGGCCCCTTTGTGCATATCGATGTGCGCGGATCAAAGGCGCGGTGGGGCGATTGATCAACGCATTGTTCACACGATTACGATACATTGACCTTGTGGCTGGCGTGAAAATGCCAAGCGTTTTGTTCAACAGCTAAGCAGGTATTTTTATTCCCTGGCGATAAGGTCTATTCCGGGCTGACCTCGCCAGTAGCCATCAGTGCCACCGGCAAGGCTGGCGGTGCTTGAGCCGCGCAAGGCGTTATAGAACGTCTCGATCACTATTTCCGTTTGTTCCCACTCCGGCGAAATACGGGCATGGCTGACGCCGGTATCGGTGAGGCTGGCATGGTGGTTCAACAGATTCACTGGCATGCCGGACAGTGTCGCAATCCCATTCAGTGTGAACAGGGATTGCGATTCTTGTGACTTCAGTTGCAGGCCCGCGGGGTATTGCTGGCAGACAAAGGCGCAGTCGTCTTTTTTGACGCCATGGTGTCGGGCAGTAAAACAACGTGCCGAATAAGCCAACGGTAATCGGCCCCAGGCCAGCACTTCGATTTCGGGTTTCACTTTCAGCGGTGTCAGTGCCGCACGCAACTGTTGTTGGCCGAGCTCCACCGGGACCACCCAGCGTTTCAGGCCCTGGCTCATCAGAAACTGCAGGCTTTGCGCGTTGTATATATTGATTGCCGGTCCTGCCACAAAGGGCAGTTTTTTTTCCGATAGGTAATGGATAGCGGCAATGTCATTGGCTTCCACCAATAAGCCTTCGTTATCGCACAGGCGCTTAACGCCTTTCAGATCGGCACCCGATTCGATTAATGTCATCGTAGAAAGAATGATTTCTTTGCCGCAGCTTGATGCCAGCTGGCGGGCCAGGTCTATCCATTGGATGGGCGACAGTTCGCGCCGTTTGCCGCACACCACTTCCCCGAGATACAGAGTGTTGACCGGCGTTTCGATCATGCGGGCATAAAATTCCAGCACATCCTTGTGTGACCAGAAATACTGTATTGGACCGAGACTGAGTTTCATTGTGCGCTGCTGTTGCCGGTTATTGCCAGGGCCGGTCGTAGGCGCCCAGTGTGGTCTGTACACCTTCGGCGTGCTTGCCCAGGCATTGGTTCCATTCGGGGGCCACGTGATAACCGGTGGGATCGCGCTGGAGTGCATCCAGTGCCTGGCGCCACACATTCACCACCTGACCAATATAAGCCGGCCCGCGTTGGCGTCCCTCCAGTTTCACCGCGCCAATACCGGCGGCTTGTAACGCTGGCAGTAAGCTCAAGGTATTGAGGCTGGTGGGCTCTTCCAGCGCGTGCGCGCGCTTGCCCTCAACATCGAACCGCCCTTTGCACAGCGTGGGGTAGCCGGCGCGCTCGGTGGCGTCGAAACGGTCAATTAATACGCCTTGCAGGCGGGTGTCCATTCCTTCTCCCTTGGGTTGCCACTGCACGGCGCTGGCCGGTGAACAAACGCCGTTCATGTTGGGTGACTGGCCTGTGATGTAAGAACTCAGGTGGCAGCGGCCCTCCGCCATGATGCACAAACTACCAAAGCCAAACACTTCGAGTGCGACCGGTGATTGCGCTGCCAGTTGCTGGACTTGTTTCAGTGACAATACACGCGGCAGTACGGCGCGTGTGATACCGAAATGCTGGTGATAAAACGTCAGCGCTGCGGCGTTGGTGGCGCTGCCCTGAACTGACAAATGCAGGTTCAGGTCGGGGTGGCGCGACCGGGCGTAATGCATTACACCCATATCCGCCAGAATCAATGCATCCACACCCAGATCTGCAGCTTGGTCAACGGCCCGCTGCCAGCGTTGAAACGCGCCGGCCTGAGCGTAGGTATTGATGGCGACAAATAATTTTTTGCCCGCTGCGTGTACTTTTGATGCCGCAATCGCGGCCTTTTGCGGCGTGAAATTCAGGCCCTGAAAATGGCGCGCGTTGGTGTCGTCGGCAAAGCCGATGTACACCGCGTCGGCGCCACTGGCCAGTGCGACATCCAGTGCCGGCAAGCTACCGGCCGGGCATACCAGCTCCACGGCTGCTCTCCTTGTGTTGGTTTTCTGCGAGTTCGATTAGCTGAGTCAGTTGGCTAAGACGCAGCAGTAACGATCTGGGCAGCTGATGCCTGTCTATCGCATCGAGCGTGTTTTTGGCAGTAAGTCCCAGTTCGGTATCGCCGCTGATGCGCAATCGACGCTGGAAAAACAGCGAATCGGGGTCTGCCTCGCCGATGATGATCTTCAACAAATCGGTCAGTTCGGCTGCGATGGTGGCATCCGCGCGTGCAGTACCTGGCACAAAGCGCCGTTGGTTGAGTGTGATGCAATAGGTAAGGCTGAAATCTTCGACGTCGATGGACAACGTTTTGCCTGCAAGGAAATCAAAGTCACCCGCATGTCGCTCTGCGCGCAGCAGGCGATTGAGGCACAGGCACAGCACCCATTGCTGGGGCCAACTCGGGAGGTGGCGGCCCATCTGCCGGCCTATTTTCAGGCCGGATTGCATGAAACTGACTGCGAGCACAACGGCGTCCGTTCAAAGATTCTGACGCTATTCTGGCGTGACCGGCAGGCGCCAACAATTGTGCATTGGGAGTAGTGAGCGACCCGATTGCCTACTCAGAACGGGATAGGGATGACCCTTGGTGTCCTTGTCATGCGATTGTTGTATTCCGGGGGCCGGATTAATGGCCGGTTGATTGGCGGGCATTGTGGGCGATATCTTCGGACTCCATCAGCAGCAGGCAATGCTGAAGGTTTTTGCCTGGATGGGTGGCAAAATGTTCGTCCGTGATATGAATAGCACTGATGCGATCCAGCCTGAAACAACGGTAGGCGTTGCGCAATTGGCAGAATGCCACCAGCGTCCAGGTGGCACCCCAGAACAATAAACCCAGTGGCTCAATGCGTCGCTGGCTAATGGCGCCAGCCACGTCCCGGTAGTCAATCAACACCACCTGATGGCTTTTAATCGCGCGCCGGAATTCTTCGCTGAATTGTGTAAACAGCGCATTGCTCTCAAACCGGGGCACCCTCAAGGCCAATTCCTGGTCGGTGGACTTCAGTGCCGCCGGCAGCGCGGCGAGAATTTTAGTGATGGCGCTTTCGGCATTGCGCGCCATGGCGGCATCGCTCCAGCCTTGCGCCATGCGCGCACCCAGAAGCAGTGCTTCGAGTTCGTCACGGCTGAATTGCAACGGGGGAATGTGGGCATCGCGGCGCAGGGCATAGCCTACGCCGGCTTCGCCCTCAATGGCGACCCCCGATAACTGCAGTGATTGAATGTCGCGGTACACCGTCCGTTCCGACACCTTGAAGTGCTCGGCCAATTGCGCTGCGCTGATAGCCGTATGCCGGCTGCGCAGAATATTGACGAGTTCAAAGAGGCGTTCACTTTTGTGCACACTAGCATCCTGATCTGTTCAGCGCGCAGGGGTAACCACAGGGTTAATCCATACTCGATTGTGCAATGCTACCTTCCAGTCGCACCACGCTGCTGGTGTCCAGCGCAGCCATGAATGCGGCCGCGTGGGGGCTTTGCTCAAACGCCTGCATGGCCTGGCTGGCGCATTCGGGATTCTCCCAGAATACACTGTCCAGCCAGCTACCGTCGGCACATTGTGCCACGGATCGGTAATGAAAGCCGGCTTGGGCTTTCATCAGCTCAGCAATGGGTTGGTTGGCGGCGAGAAAATCTGCTTTGGTGACTTTTGGTGCCAGTGAAAAGTGGTAGACCACATTGATTTGATTGCTCATGATTTCGTTCCTTGCTGGTGAATTGCCCCCGTTGCTGTTGCTCGGGTAGGATCAGATTAGCGCCGGGCACTGACAGCCATTGTCAGGAGTCTGTAAACGGATCAAAAAAGGAAAAGGCGTGCTGGAAAACCTGCTGCAATGGCTCAGTGTCGATCTGCTGTTAGGGTTGTCGCTGTTGGCCTTTTATCTTCTGGGCTGGGCATGTGCTGTTCACGCACTGTCGTCGGCGCGCACCGCGCAGGGCACAGTGGCCTGGTTGGTCAGTTTGGTGAGCTTTCCTTTTTTCGCGGTTCCCGCCTACCTGGTATTTGGCCGCAACCGGTTTGCGGGGCGGGTGCATGCGTTCGAAGCTCGGGCCGACGACATAGAGCAATTGCTGCGCACCTGTGACGATGCACTGGCGCCATTCAGCTTGACCGGTGCCGACTCCCCGGGCTGGTACCGCGCGGTGGCGCAGCTGTCCCGCTCTCATCTGGTGTCCGGCAATAGCGCCCAATTACTGATCAATGGTCAGGCTACCTTTGCCAGTATTCTGTCGGGTATCGCCCGTGCCGAGCAGTATGTACTGGTGCAGTTTTATATGATTCATGATGACCTGCTCGGTCGCGAGCTACGCGACTGCCTGATCGAGCGGGCCAATGCGGGTGTAAGCGTTAACTTGCTCTATGACGAAATCGGCAGCTGGGGCCTGAGTGATAGCTTTCTGACCCCCTTGCACGAGGCAGGTGTGAATGTCTCCGGTTTCAAACCGGAACAGGGCCGCCGCAATCGCTTCCAGATTAACTTCCGCAATCACCGCAAGATGGTGGTGGTGGATGGTCACACCGGCTGGCTGGGCGGACTCAATGTGGGTGACGAGTACATGGATCGGGTGCCGGCACTGAGCCCCTGGCGCGATACCCATATGCGGCTGGAGGGCCCGGTGGTGCTGCAGCTGCAGTCCGTGATGCTGCTGGACTGGTATTGGGCCACCCGCCAGTTGCCTGCGTTGAACTGGCAGCCAAGACCTGCGGGTGACCTGCCGGCAATGATTCTGGCCACGGGCCCGACGGGTCCGCTGGAGGCGGCCAGTTTGTATTTTGTCAGTGCATTCAGCGCAGCGCGGGAGCGGATCTGGTTGACCGCGCCTTATTTCGTGCCGGACGAAGCGGTCATGAAGGCCTTGCAACTGGCGGCGCTGAGAGGCGTTGACGTGCGCATACTCACTACGGGCAAGCCGGATTCCTGGCTGGTGCACCTGGCGGCTTACCATTATTTTTACGCGCTGAAAGACGTCAATGTGACCTTGATGGCCAGCCGCGAGGGCTTTATGCATCAGAAGGTGTGCCTGATTGATGACCGGGCTACTGTGGTGGGGTCACACAATATGGACAACCGTTCCTTCCGCCTGAATTTTGAAGTGGCGGTCATTGTGGATGATCCGGCGCTGGCGCGTGAAACCGAGGCAATGCTGGCCGAGGATTTTGCCAATGCCGAGCAGCTGCAGCCGCGTGACTGGGACGCCCGGCCGCTGTGGTGGTGGGCAGCTGTGCGTTTGGCGCGCTTGTTATCACCGGTATTGTGACCGGTGTTTCTCAGCCTTGAGTGCGTGCCCTATACTGAGTAAAAACAAGGAGATGCCCCATGGCTCTGAACCCCGCTTTTGTTCACGAACTGTCATTACTCATGCAATTTGATCTGAGCAGTACCCAACAGGGGCTAAAGGTACACAGCGATGCAGCACCGGAAACCGTGGCTGCCGCCGCGCGCCTGTTTGAGCTGGGGCTGACCGACCATGTGGACGGTGGCTACCTGACACCCCAAGGGCATGAGGCGGCAGAAGCATTGCATATGGTGCGACGGAAACTGGGCCGCTGAACGCAGCCAGCACAAACAAGACCAACAGAGCATACAGGAAACCATCATGACTGACGCGCTACAGATTTTTTCTGAGATCAAGCAGAAGGGTGAATTGAACGTGGTACTGAAACAGGTACCCGTACCAGAGCCGGGCCCGGGCGAGGTGGTGGTGCGTATGCAGGCGGCACCCATTAACCCGTCCGACATGTGGCCGCTGTTCGGCCCGGCCGATTTGCGCGAGGCCAAAATCAACGCCGATCGGACCCAGCTCACAGCACCGATCCTGCAGTCCTGGATCGGCGCGATGAAATCCCGTTGGGATCAGAGCCTGCCGGTGGGTAACGAGGGTGCGGGGGTGGTGGAAAAAGCCGGCGCCGGCGCCGAAGCGCTGCTGGGCAAAACCGTCTCGGTCATGAGTGGTGCCTGCTACGCCCAATACTGCTGCGTACCGGCGCACAGCTGTTTGCCGCATCAGGCGGGAATCACCGCGCGTGAAGCGGCTTCGGCTTTCGTGAATCCGTTAACAGCCCTGGGTATGGTTGAAACCATGCGTCTGGAAGGCCACACCGCGTTAGTGCACACAGCGGCCGCGTCAAATCTGGGCCAGATGCTCAACAAAATCTGTATCGCCGATGGCGTGCAATTGGTGAATATTGTACGCTCTGAGGCGCAGGTGGATATTCTGAAGCGCATTGGTGCCAGTATTATCGTGAACTCCAGCGCGCCCACCTTTAAACAGGATTTGTACCAGGCCATTCTCGATACCGGCGCCACCCTCGCGTTCGATGCCACCGGCGGTGGCGAACTGGCCAGCGACATTCTGACCATGATGGAAGCGGTGCTCAGCAAAGACATCAAAGGGCTGAATACATACGGTTCCGAACCGTTAAAGCAGGTGTATCTCTACGGCGCTTTGGATGTAAGTCCAACCATTCTGAAGCGCGCCTATGGCATGAGCTGGGCGGTGGGTGGCTGGTTGCTGCCGCGTTTCATGGCACGCATCGGCCGCGCGCGCGCGATGGAATTACAAACCCGCGTCGCCAAGGAAATCAAAACCACCTTTGCCAGCCACTTCTCTCACGAGATCGGGCTGAAAGATATGTTGAATCCAAGCACCATTGCGCGCTACACGGCAAAGAAAACCGGCGAAAAATATCTGGTTAACCCCGAACTGGTTTAACACCTTTGGTGGAATGACCGTAGGGTGGAATAAGCGAAGCGCATTCCACCTTAGCATTCCACCTTCGCATTCCACCCTCACATTTCTCCAACCAAGCGCCAATACTAGCCCCCACTCAACGCCTGAAAAATAAACACCCGGTCTTGCTCTGTGACCGGGTCACTGAGCTTCACACGGTCTGCGATCATCGATTGATTCACGCAGATATTCACATGCCTGCGCACATGCCCGCGCTCATCCAGCACATAATCGAGAAAGCCTGGCGCAACTAGATTGACCTGGTCCAACACCTGTCGAACGGTAGCGCCGGATGCCGTCAGCAGGTTATTTTCCAGTACGGGAAAATAACGGTACAGGTGTTGAGTAACTTCAACACTGGCCACGTGTGTTATCCGAAGCGTACCGAATAAATCGGTGGGAAGTTGTTGCCCAGACATTGCCAGTGTTCACCGCCGTCGTCCGATAAATACAGATTGCCGGTGCTGCTGCCAAAGGCCAGGGTGTTTCCGCTGATGTCGAGCGCGTGGCGCAAGACGATATCGTAGGCGTTGGTTTGCGGCAGCCCTTGGGTGAAACGGGTCCAGGTTTTACCGCCGTCAGTAGTGCGGGCCACGCACAAGCCCTCGGCAAGCGCCATGCGCAGATCATCGCTGCGGGCAGGTACCACCCAGGCGATATTGCCGTCAGTTTCGTGCACGGCAACGGGAAAACCGAAATGCACGCCGTTATCCGGTTGCGAGACTTTACGCCATTGCTCGCCACCATCACGGCTGAAGAAAACGCCGCAATGATTTTGCTGCCATAAATACTCCGGCGCGCCCGGGCAGGCGGTCATGAAGTGTGGGTCGTGGCCCCATTCGGCCTCTGGATCTGGCATGTATTCCATGCGCAGGCCGCGATTGCGGGAGCGCCAGCTGTTGCCGCCATCGGTGGACTCCATCACGCCGGCGGTAGATATGGCTACGTACAAATGATCGGGATTGGTGGGGTTGACCACAATGGAATGGATGCCGGGCTCGAAAATGCCGTAGTCAATACTCGCCGGTGTGCCCGCCCAGGTGTTTTCACTGGTGGCGTCGCCGACAAATAAATCGCCGCCCCGGCTGGGGTGATTCCACAGAGGCCGGTTTAACGTCCAGCTATCGCCATTGTCATCGGAGACAAACAAACCACCTGGAATGGTGCCGGCATAGATGCGGCCTGGCTGACTGGTGTGACCAAAGGCCAGGTGCCAGATTTTATAAACCGCAGCGTTTGAATAGTTGTTTGCTTTAGGCTGCTCGTCCTCATCACCGGTGGGTAAAAATTTGGTGATATAACGTGCGCCTTCCGGGTACTTCAGCGAGGTGATGTCCTGCCAGCTTTTACCGTCATCTTCAGAGCGGGAGAGTTTCGGCCCCCAGTGGCCATGATCGAGGCAGGACCAGAGTGTGCCCGTGCGCGGGTCGCGGATGGCATAACACACAGGAATGCCCGCATGCTCAATGGTGCGTGGCCGCCAGCCTGAGGAAGTGTGGTCAAGAATAACCGTTCCCTTGCGGGTGCCCAGTAGAAGTGTCCGTGTCATGGCTGTCTCCAGAGCGGAGTGGAGCCATCAATGTAGAAGACTTGGGTGGGGTTGGCAATGGCGGGGCGAGCTGTGGTTGCGGAAGGTGTGGTGGAATGCGCTGCGCTTAATCCACCCTACATTCTGACGTAGGGTGGAATAAGCGCAGCGCATTCCACCTTCAAATTCCACCTTCAAATAATAGCCGGCATCAACCGCACTTGGAATTGCCGCAACTCAAACAGGTTTTGCAGCCATCCAGAATGATTACCGCTTTGGTGGAGCATTTGTTACAGAGCTCGGCCGAGGCCGGGTAGCCGGTTTCGCCGGCGGCGGCCTGGGTGGTGTTGCGGGCTTCGTATTCGGCGCGCTTTTCCGCCAGAATGGCTTTCTGGTGGTCGCTCATTTCGTCTGATTGCAGCAGGCCGATGGACTTCATGTGGTTTTCGATGGCTTCGCCGATTTCGGCAACCAATGAAGGCATGAAGCGGCCGCCGGATTTGAAGTAGCCGCCCTGCGGATCGAACACGGCTTTCAGTTCTTCCGCCAGGAAGGTGCAGTCACCGCCCTTGCGGAACACCGCCGAAATTACCCGCGTGAGCGCCACTACCCACTGGAAGTGTTCCAGGTTTTTGGAATTGATGAAAATCTCGAACGGGCGACGTACTTCGTGGTCGGTGCCCTGGTTCAGGATCACATCGTTAATGGTGATGTAGAGCGCGTGATCCGACAGCGGCGT
This region of Simiduia agarivorans SA1 = DSM 21679 genomic DNA includes:
- a CDS encoding U32 family peptidase, whose translation is MKLSLGPIQYFWSHKDVLEFYARMIETPVNTLYLGEVVCGKRRELSPIQWIDLARQLASSCGKEIILSTMTLIESGADLKGVKRLCDNEGLLVEANDIAAIHYLSEKKLPFVAGPAINIYNAQSLQFLMSQGLKRWVVPVELGQQQLRAALTPLKVKPEIEVLAWGRLPLAYSARCFTARHHGVKKDDCAFVCQQYPAGLQLKSQESQSLFTLNGIATLSGMPVNLLNHHASLTDTGVSHARISPEWEQTEIVIETFYNALRGSSTASLAGGTDGYWRGQPGIDLIARE
- the ubiU gene encoding ubiquinone anaerobic biosynthesis protein UbiU translates to MELVCPAGSLPALDVALASGADAVYIGFADDTNARHFQGLNFTPQKAAIAASKVHAAGKKLFVAINTYAQAGAFQRWQRAVDQAADLGVDALILADMGVMHYARSRHPDLNLHLSVQGSATNAAALTFYHQHFGITRAVLPRVLSLKQVQQLAAQSPVALEVFGFGSLCIMAEGRCHLSSYITGQSPNMNGVCSPASAVQWQPKGEGMDTRLQGVLIDRFDATERAGYPTLCKGRFDVEGKRAHALEEPTSLNTLSLLPALQAAGIGAVKLEGRQRGPAYIGQVVNVWRQALDALQRDPTGYHVAPEWNQCLGKHAEGVQTTLGAYDRPWQ
- the ubiT gene encoding ubiquinone anaerobic biosynthesis accessory factor UbiT translates to MLAVSFMQSGLKIGRQMGRHLPSWPQQWVLCLCLNRLLRAERHAGDFDFLAGKTLSIDVEDFSLTYCITLNQRRFVPGTARADATIAAELTDLLKIIIGEADPDSLFFQRRLRISGDTELGLTAKNTLDAIDRHQLPRSLLLRLSQLTQLIELAENQHKESSRGAGMPGR
- a CDS encoding helix-turn-helix transcriptional regulator, giving the protein MHKSERLFELVNILRSRHTAISAAQLAEHFKVSERTVYRDIQSLQLSGVAIEGEAGVGYALRRDAHIPPLQFSRDELEALLLGARMAQGWSDAAMARNAESAITKILAALPAALKSTDQELALRVPRFESNALFTQFSEEFRRAIKSHQVVLIDYRDVAGAISQRRIEPLGLLFWGATWTLVAFCQLRNAYRCFRLDRISAIHITDEHFATHPGKNLQHCLLLMESEDIAHNARQSTGH
- the cls gene encoding cardiolipin synthase, whose amino-acid sequence is MLENLLQWLSVDLLLGLSLLAFYLLGWACAVHALSSARTAQGTVAWLVSLVSFPFFAVPAYLVFGRNRFAGRVHAFEARADDIEQLLRTCDDALAPFSLTGADSPGWYRAVAQLSRSHLVSGNSAQLLINGQATFASILSGIARAEQYVLVQFYMIHDDLLGRELRDCLIERANAGVSVNLLYDEIGSWGLSDSFLTPLHEAGVNVSGFKPEQGRRNRFQINFRNHRKMVVVDGHTGWLGGLNVGDEYMDRVPALSPWRDTHMRLEGPVVLQLQSVMLLDWYWATRQLPALNWQPRPAGDLPAMILATGPTGPLEAASLYFVSAFSAARERIWLTAPYFVPDEAVMKALQLAALRGVDVRILTTGKPDSWLVHLAAYHYFYALKDVNVTLMASREGFMHQKVCLIDDRATVVGSHNMDNRSFRLNFEVAVIVDDPALARETEAMLAEDFANAEQLQPRDWDARPLWWWAAVRLARLLSPVL
- a CDS encoding TIGR02647 family protein, which codes for MALNPAFVHELSLLMQFDLSSTQQGLKVHSDAAPETVAAAARLFELGLTDHVDGGYLTPQGHEAAEALHMVRRKLGR
- a CDS encoding zinc-binding dehydrogenase — its product is MTDALQIFSEIKQKGELNVVLKQVPVPEPGPGEVVVRMQAAPINPSDMWPLFGPADLREAKINADRTQLTAPILQSWIGAMKSRWDQSLPVGNEGAGVVEKAGAGAEALLGKTVSVMSGACYAQYCCVPAHSCLPHQAGITAREAASAFVNPLTALGMVETMRLEGHTALVHTAAASNLGQMLNKICIADGVQLVNIVRSEAQVDILKRIGASIIVNSSAPTFKQDLYQAILDTGATLAFDATGGGELASDILTMMEAVLSKDIKGLNTYGSEPLKQVYLYGALDVSPTILKRAYGMSWAVGGWLLPRFMARIGRARAMELQTRVAKEIKTTFASHFSHEIGLKDMLNPSTIARYTAKKTGEKYLVNPELV
- a CDS encoding MoaD/ThiS family protein, with the translated sequence MASVEVTQHLYRYFPVLENNLLTASGATVRQVLDQVNLVAPGFLDYVLDERGHVRRHVNICVNQSMIADRVKLSDPVTEQDRVFIFQALSGG
- a CDS encoding WD40/YVTN/BNR-like repeat-containing protein codes for the protein MTRTLLLGTRKGTVILDHTSSGWRPRTIEHAGIPVCYAIRDPRTGTLWSCLDHGHWGPKLSRSEDDGKSWQDITSLKYPEGARYITKFLPTGDEDEQPKANNYSNAAVYKIWHLAFGHTSQPGRIYAGTIPGGLFVSDDNGDSWTLNRPLWNHPSRGGDLFVGDATSENTWAGTPASIDYGIFEPGIHSIVVNPTNPDHLYVAISTAGVMESTDGGNSWRSRNRGLRMEYMPDPEAEWGHDPHFMTACPGAPEYLWQQNHCGVFFSRDGGEQWRKVSQPDNGVHFGFPVAVHETDGNIAWVVPARSDDLRMALAEGLCVARTTDGGKTWTRFTQGLPQTNAYDIVLRHALDISGNTLAFGSSTGNLYLSDDGGEHWQCLGNNFPPIYSVRFG
- a CDS encoding ribonucleotide reductase subunit alpha; its protein translation is MTQLTIDKKITGFKVVKPQVEATEKPEDNGPEIQQMHENIERPEILIGATYKIKTPLSDHALYITINDVILNQGTDHEVRRPFEIFINSKNLEHFQWVVALTRVISAVFRKGGDCTFLAEELKAVFDPQGGYFKSGGRFMPSLVAEIGEAIENHMKSIGLLQSDEMSDHQKAILAEKRAEYEARNTTQAAAGETGYPASAELCNKCSTKAVIILDGCKTCLSCGNSKCG